Below is a window of Gemmatimonas sp. UBA7669 DNA.
GCACCGCGTGCCCGTCCGATGCCGCGATGCGCTCAGAGGATGACATGCGGCCCTCGCACCGTGCGCACATCGACTCGGCCCGTGCGCACATCGAAGAACACCGAACGTCCGAAGTCACCACCCACGGCCTCACCCACGATGGGCAGATCAGCGGCCGCACAGGCCGCACGCGCCGCTTGCACGTTGCGAATGCCAAGCCCCGACGAGCCAGGGGCCAGCAGCGGCGCAAACATCGAGGCCCCACCAACGAGCCGCGCACGGATTTCCGAGCTGGCGCCCAGCGCCCGCATGCGGGTGAGCATTTCAGGCACGGCCAGTGACGGCACCTTGCCCGCCTTGGGCGCGCCGGCGGTCAGCGCGAGATGCGGCAGCAGCACATGCGCCAAACCGCCCACGCAGCACTCGGCGTCGTGCAGCACGATGGCCACGCAGGACCCCAGCCCGACGGTGAACAGCGTCAGGTCTCCGGCCCCCACGGCAAGGTCGGCAATGCCCACGGATTTCTGCGTCACGGCACCGACGGCACGGCCCCCACGGGGGTCGCTCCATCGGTCGGCGTCGACACAGTCACAGGGTCAGCCGGAGGCGTGAGCGCAGCGAGGTTGGCGCGCACGATGCGATGCTCCGGATCGAATTGCAGGGCACTCTCCCAGGCCACGCGGGCGGCCACCAGGTCACCGCGGCGGTAGTGGATGTTGCCCAGCTTGAGATACACGTCGGGGCCATGCGACGGCGCCAGACGGATCACACGGGACAGCGCGTCGAAGGCTTCGTCGTAGCGCTGCGCCCGATACAGATAGTCCCCGAGGTTCTTGTGCAGCTGCGGCAGCGACGCATCGGTGAGCAACGCGTGCTCGAGTGTGCGCGAGGCCCCCTCGTACTGTCCGCGCCGCTCCTGCACCACAGCCAGATTGTTGTGCAACACGACGGCCTGCGGGTAGTACTGCAGCCCTTCCTCCAACAAGGCCACTGCACGTTGCGTGTCCCCCCCCACCGCCGCGGCAAGGGCTGCGGCGTGATACCACGCCGCCGATGGTTGGCGCGCACCAAACTGGGCACGCGCCGTTGACAGCGCTTCTTCGGCCGCCACCAACTGCCCGGCCTCGAGCGCCAGTGTGGCCTGCAGCAGCGCCATGCGCGGATCGGGCGTCACACCGCCGCGCAGCGCCGCCTGATGCGCGGCCTCGAGCGTTGCGGACGCCTGCGCAAGCTTGCCACACTGTGCTTCGGCAAACGCCAGGTTGTGCAGCACACTGGGCGGCGCGTCAGCGGCTGCGGCGGCCTGCGCAAACGTGGCCTGTGCCTCCGCCCATGCCCCCCGACGTGCCTGGACCAGGCCGAGGTGGAAGCGTGCCACCCCGTCGGCCTCACGCAATTCCAGGACGCGTTGAAACTCACGCTCCGCCTCAGCCAGCATGCCCGTGCGATAAAACGCGATGCCGAGGTTGCGATGCTCCGCCACACGGCTTTCCGGGGGCGGCTGGCGCCGGGTGGCGCTGCGTCCCACGCGCTGCACATAGCCGGCGCTGATGAGCCCATACAGCGCCTTGCCGACATCAAACTCGCTGAGGCCACTGCGCTCCACCACGGCGTGCACATCGATCGTGCCGTCGAGCAGCGGAATGATACGTTCCTGCGACGTGCTGAGCGGCACCTCGATGCCCTGCAGCCGTGCGATATCCACCTCGAAAATGAGATCGAGGCTGGGCAGCTTCTTTTCGATCTGCGACCACTCGTCCACTCGCCGCGCGCCTTCGAGCAGCAGCGTGTCGGCGCTGATGGACAGGAGTGGGGTGTCGGGCGCCGGGTCTTCGTCTGGCTCGAAGGTGAAGGTGCCCTGCGTCCAGGTGAAGAGGTGATAGACCGCCTCTTCCACCTGAAAGCGGAACTCCGACAACACGAGGTCGCGCTCGATGTCCCCGCCCTGCAGCAGCGCCTTGGCCAGAGCGTGATCGTCGTGCGCCGGCAACTGCGCGGCCTGGCGGGCGAGCTCGTCGGCCGCCAGCGCGCCAAGGCGCACGAGACGATCACCGAGTCGGTCGCGGCCGTTCACCAGCGCCGCGTGTACCACGCGGCCTTCGGCGAAGTGCACCGTGCCGAAGCTGCCCTCACGCGCGATGCTGAGGCAGCCGGTCTTCTGTCCGAGTGCCAGCAACTGCAGCACGTCGGCGAGACTGGCTTCGCTGAGATTGCCACGAATGGCCATCAGCCGCGCGCCTCCACAGGTGTCGACACCACCGAGCGCGCCATCACCGGTACTCCTCGATGAGGCGGCCGCTCAGCTCCGGCCAATCCCACACCGTCTTCTCTCGATCGAGGAAGAAACGATCGGGCTCCCCTGGTGCGCGCGCGACCAGATGCTCGAGACGCGGCCGCTCACGCGCCGGTAGCGTGACCACGAGGCCGCCCTCAAAACGCGAGCGCAGCCTGTCGGCCAGCCCGGTCAGGGCCCGCGGCGCACGCTGCGAGGTGAGCACCAGCTGCGCGCCCTGCGACATGAGCTGATTGAAGAGATGGAAGAGCTCGTCCTGCGTGCGCTCCTTGCCCTCAAGCAGGTGGATGTCGTCGAGAATGAACACATCGGCGCTGCGGTAGCGCGCACGCCAGCGCTCGGTGCCGCCCTCCTGCATGGCGGCAATCAGCTCTTCGACAAACAGCGAAGCTGACAGGCAAGCCACGCGCTTGCCCGCCCAGCGCTCGCGCATGGCATTGCCAATGGCATGGGCCACATGTGACTTGCCACTGCCCGCCGGCCCGTGCACCAGCAGCGGATTGTACCGCACGCCAGGTTCCGCAATGACGGCATCCACGGCCTTGAGCGCCAACTGTGACTCGGGCGTGCTGTCGAGGGCCGCGCGTGTGAACGCCGGTGACGGACCAGGCAGCGGCTGCGCCGTCTCGATGACACGCTGAAGCAACTGTTCCGCCGCGGCAATGGCCTCCACATTGCGGAAGGCCTCGTGACCCGCCCACGACGGGTCCACCGCGGCGGCCTGGGCCTCCAGCGCCCGCAGGTGCTCTACCGCGGCCGCATACGCGCGCAGCAGGCCATCCACGTCGGGAGCCTGCGTGAGATTGAGGGCGCGCTCGAGCACCGACACCCGCCAGCCTTCCGGCCGATAGCGCGCGATGGCATCACCGAGCTGAATGCGCCAGGGTTCGACGCGCGTCTCCACCTCCTGCAGCACGTCGGCCAGAAAGCCTTCGTAGTCCGTGCCGGCCGGGATGATGGCTTCAATGCGTTCGGGGGCAGTGGTGGGCGCACGCTCACCCAGCACAGCCCGCACATCGCCCACCGACACGGGCGTGCCCTCCAGCTGCTGATAGGCACTCAGCTTGTTGAGTGCGCCCTTGAGCTCGCGCACATTGCCGAAGGGCATGCGCGCCACGGCGTCGAGCACACCGTCGGCAAAGCTCACCGAGCGATCCTGCGACACGTTGCGCAGAATGGCGAGTCGCATTTCGAAGTCGGGCGCGCCCACATCGACCACCAGCCCACCGGCCAGTCGCGAGAGCAGCCGTTCATCGACATCGGGGATATCGGCGGGCTGACGGTCGCTGGTGAGCACCAGCTGCTGACCGCCCTGGAGCAGCACATTCAACAGGCGCAGCAGCTCGGTCTGCGTTTCACGCTGTCCGGTGAGAAACTGGATATCGTCAATGACCAGCAAGTCCACCTGCTGATGATCGACGAGAAACTGGTGCGGCTGTCCACTCGCGATGGCGCGATGCAACGTGGACGCCAGTTCGTCGCCCGAGGTAAAGCGCACGCGCAGATCGGGACGATGCTCGCGCGCGCGGTGAGCAATGGCACCGACCAGATGTGTCTTGCCGAGGCCCGATCCACCATACACCACGAGTGGGTTGTAGGCCTGACCCGGCGCGTCGGCCACGGCGCGTGCCGCGGCATGCGCGAGCTTGTTGGACGCGCCCACCACGAAGGTGTCAAAACGCAGGGCGCGGTCCACCGATTCGCTGGCCGGGGTGTTCACCGCGGCGTCTCCATCACCAGTCATCAGGCGGCACGCGACGAAGATCCGCCGCCCTCTTCTGCGCCCAGTCGCTTCATGACCCGCGTCCCCAATGCCCGCAGCGTGTCGAACACACCGGTGCCCTGCGTGGCGTCCGCACCAAACTCCGGCACGCCGCGAAAGTTGAGGGCCGCCGACAGCTCGTCCACACTCGCGACCAGCGAAGCCGGCAGGTCCTGCTTGTTGTACTGCAGCACGATGGGTAGCGCGCGCGCATCCACGCCATGCTCGGCCAGATTGGCGTGCATGTCCTGAAGGCTCTCGATATTGTCGTCCCAGCGGCTGCGTTGGCTGTCGGCCACGAACACGATGCCGTCAGCGCCCTGCAGCACGAGCTGCCGGATGGCCTTGTAGTACGGCTGGCCGGGCACGGTGTACAGCTGGAAGCGCACGTGATACGCGCCCACGGTGCCCAGGTCCACCGGCAGGTAGTCGAAGAACAACGTCCGATCACGGCGCGTGGCCAGGGACGTGAGCGAGCCCACCTGCTCCGACGGCAGGGCGTCGTGCAGATACATGAGATTGGTGGTCTTGCCGGACCGACCCGGTCCGTAGTACACCAACTTGCAGGTGATCAGGCGCGTGGCGTGATCAACGATGGGCATGTGCGCCTTCCTCGGCTTCCGTCAACAGCAAGGCAAAACGAGACGCAACGGCAATCAACTCGCGCAAGCGGTCTGCCGCGTCCGACGATGTCGCAAACGGCAGCGCCTGCTGCCAGACCGCGAGGGCACCGGACAGATCACCGGCCCGTGCGCGGTCTGCGCCAAGCCGGAGCGCGTCCTCTTCAAGTGACGGTCCGGACGGCTGGGGCGCAACGACGGGCGCGGGCGTCATCAGTCCCGCCTGCAGCGGATCAAAAACGGTATCGAACGCCGCGTCGTCGTCCCCGCCCGAGGTCTCAGGAATCCACAGATCGCCTGGCGGCGCAATGGCCAGCTGCGCTGGCGGCGTGGGATTGCGGCGCGGGGCCACCTGGGCGTCGTGCAGCGTGAGCACCCCGGCCGCGATCAGGTCATGCACCATCTCCGCCACGTCCACCAGCGGGCGGCCGGTCGACGCGGCCAGGGCCACCAGATCCTGCGCGCCGTCAATGCGCGTGAGCAACTCCCACTGCGCGGGGGACAGGCGCAACAAGGGCAGTTGCTGCGTCTCGCCTTCCACGAAGGCGGGCACCACATGCGCATGCGGGACACGGGCGTCAATGCGCGACCAGACTTCCGCGCGCAGCGTGGCCTCCATGAGCAGCGGCTCGATGGGCAGCCGCAACACCGACGCGTGGCTCTCGTCTTCACCCGGTGCAAAGCGGAAGCTGCCGTCGCGCCACGCCAGCACGTCGAGCACCGCGTCTTCCACGGCGTGCGCATCCTCCTGGCGGCGGTGCGGATGCGCTGCGCGGTCGAGACCATGCACGGGTCCCACCACGGCGTCGATGATGAGGCCCTGACGAAAGACCACCTGGCCCCGCCGCCCCTGCAACGGGGCGTCCACGTGCAGGACGCCATGCTTGCGACCGAGCGCGAGCAATTGCAGCACTTCGGTGAGACTGAGATCGCGGAGCTGTCCTTCGAGCGCCATGCTGGCCTCAGCTCGCGCGCTGTGCGGACGACAGGGCCGCAGCCCGCGACAGCGCTTCCTGCGCCCGCGTGCTCCACGGCGCGGCGTCATCACGCGCCGCAAGGGCCTGCCAGCGGGTAAAGGCGTCGCGCCAGCGGGCCTGATCGGCCAGCAGCACCGCGTCAAACCACCAGGCCCCTGCCCGATCGGGCTCGTGACGCAGCAATCGATCCACCGCCACGCGGGCGTCGCTCATGCGTTCCTCGGCCACCAACACGTCGGTGAGCTGCTCCAGCGCGGCCAGGTCGGTCGGAACGCGCTGCAACTGCGCCACGAGCAGTCGACGCGACTCCTCCAGACGTCCGGCGTCGCGATGCACCAGCGCCAACTCACAGATGGCGTCACGCCAGGTTGGCGCCGTGGCCAGTGCGGCCACCAGCTCGAGACGCGCGGCCAGCAGGTCACCGCGTTCGCGCAGTACGCGCGCAATGGCCACGCGCGGTGTGGGGCGCGTGGGGTCGAGCGCCAACGCGCGGCGGTACGCGCCAAGGGCAATGGCGGCATCGCCCAAGCGCGAGGCCAGATCGCCCGCATAGTGCAGCAGCGCGGCGCTGTCGCAATCCTGGCCGAGCACGCGCAGCAGAGCCGCACGCGCAGCGCTGTCCGAGTGGCCCAGCAACGCCGCCGCCTGCAGTGTGAGCAGTTCGGCATCATGCGGCGCTGCGGGCAGGAGACGCTGCAGCAGCGGTAGCGCCTCCTCGGCGCGTCCGAGCAGACACAGGGTGCGCGCTTCGCCGCGCAAGGCGCGGTGCCGTGCGTGGCGCACCGCCTGCGCCACCGTGTCGTCGGCGGCGACCCCGGGCTGTGCGGCATCAGGATTGGCATCCGGATTGGCATCCGGATTGGCATCCGCATTGGTATCGGCCTCACCGCCCAACAGCAGCTCATGCGCCGAGCGATAGCGTTCCACGGCCTCACCATGCAAACCACGCTCCGCAAACGCGTCGGCCTGCTCGCACCAATCAATGGCGCGCGCGACCGGCGACTTGGGAGCGGCGTGCCGCGGTTGTTCGGGCAGCCAGTCCTCCACCTGCGAGGCATCAAAGGTCACGCCTTCCAGCGGGACACCGCTGCCAAGCGCGAGGAGGTCAAGCGGCCCCACCGCATCCGGGCACTCCAGCTGCAGCGCCACCGTCACGGCCAGACGCAGTGGACGACGCACACTCGCCAGGCCAAGCGCCCCCTCGGTTTCCCGCGCGGCGCCTTCATCATCACCAAGCGAGGCCAGCACCTCGGCCAGCACATAGCGCGCTTCCGCATGCGTCGGGCGATGTTCGATGGCCTGCACCAGAGCATCACGCGCGTCTTCGGGCCTTCCCACCTGTCGCAGCACGACGCCCAGCACATGCCAGGCCTCTGCCTCACGCGGATGAAACGCCACCACTTCACGCAGCAGCGTCAGTGCTTCGTAGGCCTCACCATGCAGCACCGCCCATCGCGCCAGATTGACGCGGGCCAGGACGAGCGTGGGGTCGAGCTCCGTGGCACGCAGCAGGGCTTCACGAGCTGCCTGCGCATCACCGCGGTCGGCCAGCGCCACGCCAAGGTTGTTGTAGGCCAAAGCGTGGCGCGGATCGAGACGCAGCGCGCGGCGATAGCTCTCGGCGGCGGCTTCCACGTTGCCACCCTGATGCAGCGCCACGCCGCGCTCGTTCCACAAGCGCGCCGATTCTGTACGCTCGAGCAGCTGGTCGTAGCGTTGCTGCGCTTCGGCCGACAGTCCGTCAAGCAAGTCCAGCTCGGCCAGCGCATGCTGCACCAGTTGCGCGTCCTCGCCCTGTTCGAGTGCGCGCTCGAATTCGCGACGGGCTTCTCGGAAATAGCCGCGCTGACGAAAGGCGAGGCCCAGACCATGCCGCGCCAGCGCGCCATCGCCCTCCACCTGCATGACCGCCTGCATCACCGGCTCCTGCGACGAGCCGTCGAGCAGCAGATCACCCTGCACGGTTTCGAGTCGTGGATCGAGCCGGGCGGCCGTACGTGCGGCCATCAGGGCCGCCTCATGCCGACCCATGTCCCCGAGCACGAATCCACGCAACAGGTGCGCCTCTGCATGCTCAGCGGACTCAGTCAACAGCTCATCGAGCACGTGCAGCGCCTGTTCGTTCTGGCCCCGCTGATACAACACTTCGGCCAGATGGAGGCGGGCGTCACCGACGGCCTGCGCATTCACCGCGCGCTCAAACCAGCGCTGCGCGCGCCGCAAATCACCGACGCGCTGCTCGATCAGTCCGCGCTCGAACAGGGCGGCCGCGTCGTCCGGATCTTCGGCAATCAGCGCGTCGAGTTCGCGGGTGGCCTCTTCCACACGGCCAATGAGACGCAGCAGCCGCGCGTGTTCACGCAGTGCGTCCCGATCGTCCGGATCGGTTGCCACGCGGGCCGTGAGCGCCTCGAGTCGCGCATCGCAGGCCCCGGGCTGACGCGCGGCCACCTCCAGATTGCGCGACGCCGTGCGCATGCGCGGGTCGATGGCCAAGGCGCGCAGAAAGGCCTCCACGGACTCCGCATGCAGGCCGCGCGTGTGGTAAAGGACGCCCAGATTGTTGAACGCGCCCGGATCGTTGGGATCGACCCGGGACATCATGCCGCGCAACACGTCCAGGTCGCGGCCGGATCCGGCTGCTGGTGACATCGGCGCGAGGGCGGCCGGTCAGGCCAGACGCAGTGCGCGCAGCAGGACCTGCAGCGAGGCCGGGTCGGGCAGCAGCAGGAAGAAGCCCCGCAGCGTCTGGTTGTTGTCCCGCACCACGAACTCACTCTCCACGCAGAGAATGGCGTCCGGGTCCGCGCTGAACTCGCCAAACGCGCTGGTGAGGACCGCTACCGACATGTCGACGACCAGCGTGGGCGGCGAAGGCAGCAGCAGCATGCCAAGGAAATCACTGAGCGCGTTCATGTACGCACCACTCAGGATATTGCCGGTTTCCTTGATGGCCGAGGTCTCGAGTTCGCTGAAGGCCACGGACGAGCCAATGGGTCGGCGCAGCATGAGTTCCGCGAGGCGCAGCACGGTGGGCTTGGGAAACACCAGCAGCGTGCGACCGGTGAGATCGCCGAGCATGTGCATGAGCACCGCGGCCACGGGTTCCTCGTCCGGCGCAAATTGCGCCGGCAGTTCTTCCACACTGGCCACACTGATGGCCGGCACCTTGATCATGATGGTGCTGCCCGTCATTTGCGACAATGCGGTGGCCGCATGGCCCGCCCCGATGTTGGCGGTCTCGCGCAACGCATCGAGTTGGATGTTCTTGAGCGACTGAATTGCGGCCATCGGGGCACCACCCTCACTTCACACGTCGGAGATCAGCCGGATCGGGGCCAATGGCGTGCCGGACTTCACACCACCCCCGTCACATCAACGATCAAGGCAGGGCTCCCGTCACCAAGCACCGTGGCCCCGCTGAACCAGGGGGCCGCCCCGCGCACCCGCTCCAGCGGCTTGACCACGATGTCCTGCTGGGCCAGCAGCGCATCCACCAGCAACGCCGCCCGACGTCCGCCCCACTCGGCCACCACCACATGTCGCTCCGAATCCGGGGTGCCTGCGCGCTCGCCCTCCGCCCGCTGCAGCCCGAACACCTCCTCCAGGGCCACCAGCGGAATGCGTTCGTCCCGCAGCGAAATGGCCTGGGCTCCCGGCGCCGCCAGTTCGTCGTGCCAGACCAGTGCTTCTTCCACCTGGGCCGCGGGCAGCGCAAAGGTCTCTCCGGCCACCTGCACCAGCAGGGCGCGGGTGATGGCCAACGAGGCCGGCAGGCGCATGGTGATGAGCGTGCCCACGCCGGCAATCGTTTCGAGCTCCAACTGCCCGCCCAGCGCCCGCACGCGCGTGTTGACGACGTCGACACCCACCCCACGTCCCGAAACGCGCGATACGTTGCTCGCAGTGGAGAAACCCGGATGCGCGATGAGTTCCAGCAGCGCGTCATCATCGAGTGGCGCGGCACCGGGCGCCGCCTGCGCCGCGTCGAGCAGCCCAAGCGCCTGCGCGCGTCGCCGCACGGCCTCCCGATCGATGCCTCGACCATCGTCCTGCACCTGCACCACCACCGTCGCGCGGTCACGCGCGGCGCGCACGATCAACTCGCCGGACGCCGGCTTGCCTGCGGCCACCCGCGTGGTGTTGTCTTCGAGCCCATGATCGATGGCGTTGCGCAGGAGATGCAGCAAGGGATCGACGAGGGCATCGAGCAGTGAGCGATCCACCGCCAGGTCCCGGCCCTCCATCACAAAGCGCACGTCCTTGCCCAGATCGCGCGCCATGTCGCGCACCACACGCGGAAAGCGATCGAACACCTGCGCCATGGGCAGCAGACGAGCCTGCAGCACCTCGTCCTGCAACACCGACACGAGCCGCGCGGTATCACGTGCCGCACGCTGGGTTTCGCGGTCGGGATGCTCACTCGCTTCCACGGCGCGCAGCAACCGGTCGCGCGTGATGACCAGCTCCCCCACAAGATCGAGCAGTGAATCGAGCCGACGCGCATCCACACGCACAAACGCCGACGGGCCATCGAGCGCGAGGCCCGTGCTGTCCCCCCGTGCGCCGTCGCCGGACAGACCGCCCGCTGCGAGGTCGGCCGCGCGCGCGCTGGTGTCCGCAACCGGAACAGTGGCTGCACGCGCCGCCGCCGGCTGGCGTACCGTCACCTGGGCAACATCACCCGCCGAATGCACCGCCTTCGCGATGTTGTCATCGTCAGCGCCCGTGATGAGCATGACGCGAAACTGTCCGTCGAACTGCTCACTCGTCCACTGCGCCTGCTCGGGATACGTGCTGCGTACCAGACCCACCTGCTGCAGACGCGAAAGCACGAGCAGAGCGCGCACCCCCTTCAGCGGGCAATCCGCCGTGAGGCGCACATCGACGTGACGCAGGTTCGTGTGCTGCGGCGTCTCTTCGTCGGCTCGGCCCCATGTCTCCGTGGCGTTGCTCTCCAGGGCACCGCTGCCAGCACGGGCCATCGGAAAGAGATCGGCGGCTTCTCCATCACCATTCGTGTCAGCCTGCGGGTGCCGACGCGGCTGGCCCAGAGAGGCGTCGAGTCGCGCCATCAGCTGCGCGGCGCGTTGTGACGTGTCGGCCTCGCCGGACGACCTGCCCGGCAGTTCTGCAGTACTGTCCGTGGCGTCGGCAATGGCCTGACGCAGCAGCGCGGTTCCGTCAAAGAGCAGTTCAAGCACCGTCGACGACAGGGCTTCGCTTCCCTCGCGCAGTGGCTCACAGCGACTCTCGAGCGCGTGCGCGAGCTGCTCGACGAGTTCGTGTCCCATGGCGCCCGCCATGCCCTTGATCGAATGCATGGCGCGGAACACCGCAGCCAGCGGGGCATCCACAGTCGCGGCATCGACGGCACCACGCGCGCCAAGGCGCTGCTCGAGATCGAGCAGCGCCTCGTCTATCTCCGCGAGATGTTCCCGCGATTCCGCCGCGAACAGCGCGGCATACCGCGCAGCATCCACGGCGCGTTGATCAGGCCGCGAGGACGCGATTCACCGCTTCCAGCACCCGACTGGGCTGAAACGGCTTGACCACAAAATCCTTGGCGCCGGCCTGAATGGCTTCCACCACCAGCGCCTGCTGTCCCATCGCGCTGCACATGAGAATGCGCGCGGCCGGATCATGCTTCGTGATTTCCCGCACGGCATCGATGCCGCCCATGTCCGGCATGACAATGTCCATGGTGACGAGGTCGGGGCGGAGGTGCTTGTACTTCTCCACCGCCTGCACGCCGGTCTCCGCTTCCCCGACAATCTGGAAGCCCGCCTGCGTGAGAATGTCTCCCACCATCGTGCGCATGAAAATCGCGTCGTCGCAGATGAGTACCGTGCGGCTCACCGTTCCCTCTCCTCGGCTGAATGCAGATGCCGCGCGCACCAGGCCACGGCGTCGAACGGCTGAATGGCGCGCGGGTGATCGGCGTTGTCCGCCTCCACCTCCGACACACCGTCCACGCTGTCCACGGCAATCCCGATCGGCCGGGTGCCATACGCGAGCAGGACGATTGAACCGGCCGAGACGGCACGGGGACCGGCAGATGCGGCGGCCACATCCATGCCGTCTGTGTGACAGCCGGCGTCCAGGACGGTGACGATGGCCCCGCGCACATTCACGATGCCGGCGTGCACCGGCGGCGTCCCCGGCACGCGGCGAAGGCCCTGCGCCCGCAAGACTTCGCGCACCTGCGCGATGGGAATGCCGCGCCGGATCCCGCTCACACGCACCACCAACCACTCCGGACGTGTTTCGTCATCCGAGTGGTCGTGAGGCAGTTCAGCCGGTCTGGCCGTCCTGGAGTTGGTAGAAGCCGAAGACATCGAGCGGGTCGTGAGTGGACGCGAGCTCCGGCATGCCGCTCAACACCGCCAGCGACTGGCGGAGATCGGGCGGAAGGGGCGAGCGCAAGTCGACCACCTCACCCGAGACCGGATGCACGAAGCGCAACCAGGCAGCATGCAGGAAATGACGCCGTGGCGGCAGGGCGGCCAGCTTGCGCCCGCCGCCTCCGCCGTAGGTGTCATCACCGATCACCGGATGCCCCACACTCGCCAGATGCACACGAATCTGATGCGTGCGTCCCGAGTGCAGGTGCGCACGCAGCAGGTCCACACTGTCGAAGCGGGCCAGCCGCACAAAGTCGGTGCGTGCCGCCTTGCCCCCTTGGACGATTGCCATGCGCGTTCGGTCTCGCGGATCGCGCGCCAGCGGCTGGTCCACCGTCAGGGTGTCCGCATGCAGGTGCCCCCAACACACGGCCACGTAGCGACGGGTGACGCGACGGGCCGCCAGCGCCGAACTGAGTACGCGGTGCGACGCGTCGGTCTTGGCCACCACGAGAAGGCCCGAGGTGTCCTTGTCGAGACGGTGCACGAGGCCCGCCCGATCTTCGCCGCCGCCCTCGGCCAGCGGCTCACCGCGGCCCATGAGCGCATTCACCAGCGTGCCGGTCCAGTTGCCCGGCGCCGGATGCACCACCATGCCGGCGGGCTTGTCCACCACCAACAGGTGATCATCCTCAAATACGATGTCGAGCGGGATCTGCTCCGGCACGATGTCACGGCCCGGAGGGGGCGGCACGGTGACTTCCACGCGGTCACCCACCTCACCGCGGTACGACGCCTTCTCGTGCCGCCCATTCACCACGACGTGATCCGTCGCAATGAGCGTGGCCGCCTGCGTGCGCGAGAGATCCCCATGCCGCGCCACCAGCAGGTCGAGTCGCTCGCCCGCCTGCTCCACCACAAACGCGAATCGACGCGCGAGCGCTTGTGCGGCTGAACCCGTCGGCGAATCAGGACTGGCCATGGCCAGCGTCACCGGCTTCAGCGGACGGCGACGGTGCACTCCCCCGTTCGGCGATGCCCTGCGGCCCCACGCCTTGCGGCCCCACGCCTTGCTGCCCCACGTCCTGCTGCGCGATGTCCTGTTGCCACAGCGCAATCACCAGACAGACAGCGCCGATGGTCACACAGGTGTCGGCCACATTGAAGGTCCAGAAGCGCACCGTGCCGACGCCGATGTCGATGAAGTCCACGACGCCCTCACGCAGTCGCACACGATCGAGCAGGTTGCCGATTGCTCCACCCACCACCACCGGTACACCAAACGCCGCCAGCCGCGACATGCGTGTGAGGTCGGCCGTGGCACGCAGCAGCACCACGACGATCACCACACTCAAGACCGCAAAAATCCAGCGCGAGCCGGGACCGAGGTGCATGCCGAAGGCAGCCCCCGGATTGTAGGCCAGCGTGAAGCGCACCACATCGCCGATAATGCGGTGCGGCATGTGCCGTGGCACCAGATGCTCGACGGCCAGCGCCTTGGTGACGAAGTCCGCCGCCACACAGACAGCCACGATGAGCCAGAAGCGCAGCGTGGTCGATGCCACGGGCGCGTCGTTCAACACCGCCGACGCGGCGGCAGCACGGGGATTCGGCTTCACGACGCGCCCGTCGTCGACGATGAAGCCTTTTGCTCGGCTTGCTGCTGCGCCTGCAGCGCTTCGGCCCGACGTTCTTCCTGCCACAGCACCCAGGC
It encodes the following:
- a CDS encoding chemotaxis protein CheD, with amino-acid sequence MTQKSVGIADLAVGAGDLTLFTVGLGSCVAIVLHDAECCVGGLAHVLLPHLALTAGAPKAGKVPSLAVPEMLTRMRALGASSEIRARLVGGASMFAPLLAPGSSGLGIRNVQAARAACAAADLPIVGEAVGGDFGRSVFFDVRTGRVDVRTVRGPHVIL
- a CDS encoding DUF4388 domain-containing protein, producing the protein MAIRGNLSEASLADVLQLLALGQKTGCLSIAREGSFGTVHFAEGRVVHAALVNGRDRLGDRLVRLGALAADELARQAAQLPAHDDHALAKALLQGGDIERDLVLSEFRFQVEEAVYHLFTWTQGTFTFEPDEDPAPDTPLLSISADTLLLEGARRVDEWSQIEKKLPSLDLIFEVDIARLQGIEVPLSTSQERIIPLLDGTIDVHAVVERSGLSEFDVGKALYGLISAGYVQRVGRSATRRQPPPESRVAEHRNLGIAFYRTGMLAEAEREFQRVLELREADGVARFHLGLVQARRGAWAEAQATFAQAAAAADAPPSVLHNLAFAEAQCGKLAQASATLEAAHQAALRGGVTPDPRMALLQATLALEAGQLVAAEEALSTARAQFGARQPSAAWYHAAALAAAVGGDTQRAVALLEEGLQYYPQAVVLHNNLAVVQERRGQYEGASRTLEHALLTDASLPQLHKNLGDYLYRAQRYDEAFDALSRVIRLAPSHGPDVYLKLGNIHYRRGDLVAARVAWESALQFDPEHRIVRANLAALTPPADPVTVSTPTDGATPVGAVPSVP
- a CDS encoding DUF4388 domain-containing protein, which translates into the protein MALEGQLRDLSLTEVLQLLALGRKHGVLHVDAPLQGRRGQVVFRQGLIIDAVVGPVHGLDRAAHPHRRQEDAHAVEDAVLDVLAWRDGSFRFAPGEDESHASVLRLPIEPLLMEATLRAEVWSRIDARVPHAHVVPAFVEGETQQLPLLRLSPAQWELLTRIDGAQDLVALAASTGRPLVDVAEMVHDLIAAGVLTLHDAQVAPRRNPTPPAQLAIAPPGDLWIPETSGGDDDAAFDTVFDPLQAGLMTPAPVVAPQPSGPSLEEDALRLGADRARAGDLSGALAVWQQALPFATSSDAADRLRELIAVASRFALLLTEAEEGAHAHR
- a CDS encoding GTP-binding protein, yielding MPIVDHATRLITCKLVYYGPGRSGKTTNLMYLHDALPSEQVGSLTSLATRRDRTLFFDYLPVDLGTVGAYHVRFQLYTVPGQPYYKAIRQLVLQGADGIVFVADSQRSRWDDNIESLQDMHANLAEHGVDARALPIVLQYNKQDLPASLVASVDELSAALNFRGVPEFGADATQGTGVFDTLRALGTRVMKRLGAEEGGGSSSRAA
- a CDS encoding DnaA ATPase domain-containing protein is translated as MNTPASESVDRALRFDTFVVGASNKLAHAAARAVADAPGQAYNPLVVYGGSGLGKTHLVGAIAHRAREHRPDLRVRFTSGDELASTLHRAIASGQPHQFLVDHQQVDLLVIDDIQFLTGQRETQTELLRLLNVLLQGGQQLVLTSDRQPADIPDVDERLLSRLAGGLVVDVGAPDFEMRLAILRNVSQDRSVSFADGVLDAVARMPFGNVRELKGALNKLSAYQQLEGTPVSVGDVRAVLGERAPTTAPERIEAIIPAGTDYEGFLADVLQEVETRVEPWRIQLGDAIARYRPEGWRVSVLERALNLTQAPDVDGLLRAYAAAVEHLRALEAQAAAVDPSWAGHEAFRNVEAIAAAEQLLQRVIETAQPLPGPSPAFTRAALDSTPESQLALKAVDAVIAEPGVRYNPLLVHGPAGSGKSHVAHAIGNAMRERWAGKRVACLSASLFVEELIAAMQEGGTERWRARYRSADVFILDDIHLLEGKERTQDELFHLFNQLMSQGAQLVLTSQRAPRALTGLADRLRSRFEGGLVVTLPARERPRLEHLVARAPGEPDRFFLDREKTVWDWPELSGRLIEEYR